A window of the Polaribacter sp. HaHaR_3_91 genome harbors these coding sequences:
- a CDS encoding histidine phosphatase family protein yields MKKLLFIVLVGIGTLLLVSMISKNHTTDNSINKEIVKNNKTTDSKLRVYYIRHAEGGHNVKKEWSIYPESEWPSYVGNHLAFTPKGIMQQSRVPNKLNRFHFDFVAVSPAWRCKNTLLPYLEKSKIKGEIWPELAEIYATKLIISPDLPKYVSKEKILGAGDAITLLAGEEPYFTLRNDGLNEFKKARFPRDHSESAKENAMAKVIIDRVLKLIDDRSYSYKTILLSGHGSSGKAILRLLTNDPLNGFPPITNTGVWMVEQQDNGTFKLKMFNDVPLQ; encoded by the coding sequence ATGAAAAAACTGTTATTTATAGTATTAGTCGGAATTGGAACGCTCCTTTTGGTAAGTATGATTTCTAAAAATCACACAACTGACAATTCTATCAATAAAGAAATAGTTAAAAATAATAAAACTACGGATTCAAAGCTTAGAGTTTATTACATAAGACATGCAGAAGGTGGACACAATGTTAAAAAAGAATGGAGCATATATCCTGAGAGTGAATGGCCTTCTTATGTAGGAAATCACTTAGCCTTTACCCCAAAAGGAATTATGCAACAATCAAGAGTACCTAATAAGTTAAACCGATTTCATTTTGATTTTGTTGCCGTAAGTCCTGCATGGCGATGTAAAAACACGTTGTTACCGTATCTAGAAAAGTCTAAAATAAAAGGAGAGATTTGGCCAGAACTTGCAGAAATTTATGCCACAAAACTTATCATTTCTCCGGATTTACCAAAATATGTATCAAAAGAGAAAATTCTTGGTGCTGGAGATGCTATAACTTTATTAGCAGGAGAAGAACCTTATTTCACATTGCGAAATGATGGTTTGAATGAATTTAAAAAAGCTCGTTTTCCTAGAGATCATTCAGAGAGCGCAAAAGAAAACGCAATGGCTAAGGTTATTATTGATAGGGTTTTGAAATTAATTGATGATCGCAGTTATTCTTATAAAACGATTCTTTTATCCGGACATGGAAGCAGTGGAAAAGCGATTTTAAGATTGCTTACTAATGACCCTTTAAATGGTTTTCCTCCAATTACAAATACAGGTGTTTGGATGGTAGAACAACAAGATAATGGAACTTTTAAATTAAAAATGTTCAACGATGTTCCACTTCAGTAA
- a CDS encoding sulfatase — MKKVFLLVMACLVTSSSFAQERPKKPNVVLILTDDLGWQDVKCYDIDEPSPFETPNIDKLATEGVLFWQGYSAATVCSPSRGAILSGKHPVRLERTSVRGGHPPLPFNYGSLLISPWMRGALDTSEVTIAESLKTNGYKTGHSGKWHVGIAVTDYPEPKDQGFDFSKHGFGSHKRMKDRTKGFSTADKSDPFYLDEAGFPFDDITQDGIDFMDGNQKDPFFLFYASRLVHTPIHTRSEALLKKYYQKLGIDYPKEKDLWEEKGQRNAYYAAMVETIDHYTGLLIKYLEQTEDPRWPGHMLIENTYVVFTSDNGGMEQHTGEIITDNYPLDKGKINAKEGGTRVPFIVKGPTISSNIESNVMVNGLDLYPTILSWTGTQKEDNQILDGADLSTLLDKDPTDSKLVLDPETGKARNTMMWHFPNSSMQSTLRVDGFKLVREYVATEEKTELALYELYKNESERVDIEEAKNLAKKMPEKAKEMNRLLEERLEKLNARYPYLNPTSKADLPNKAKVPTVVTHGIDGQNVWLEYKTNGAKVVKAELIYTKNGGIPGEIWFPITMKLTGNKVCVKLPKGTTHYVFNLVGENNFLISYPDAGYQKTTKIFATKAIQVK, encoded by the coding sequence ATGAAAAAAGTATTTCTATTAGTAATGGCTTGTTTAGTTACATCAAGCAGTTTTGCACAAGAAAGACCAAAAAAGCCAAATGTAGTATTAATTTTAACCGATGATTTAGGTTGGCAAGATGTAAAGTGTTACGATATTGACGAGCCTTCGCCATTCGAAACACCAAATATTGATAAATTAGCTACAGAGGGCGTTCTTTTTTGGCAAGGTTATTCTGCTGCAACTGTTTGTTCTCCTTCTAGAGGAGCTATTTTATCAGGAAAACATCCTGTTCGTCTAGAAAGAACTAGCGTTAGAGGAGGTCATCCACCATTGCCTTTTAATTATGGATCTTTATTAATAAGTCCTTGGATGAGAGGTGCTTTAGATACATCAGAAGTTACTATTGCCGAATCTCTTAAAACCAATGGTTACAAAACAGGGCATTCTGGTAAATGGCATGTAGGTATTGCAGTAACAGACTATCCAGAACCGAAAGATCAAGGTTTTGATTTCTCAAAGCATGGTTTTGGATCTCATAAAAGAATGAAAGACCGCACAAAAGGGTTCTCAACTGCCGACAAATCTGATCCATTTTATTTAGACGAAGCAGGTTTTCCTTTTGATGATATCACTCAAGATGGAATTGATTTTATGGATGGAAACCAAAAAGATCCATTTTTTCTTTTTTATGCTTCTCGTTTAGTGCATACACCAATTCATACAAGAAGTGAAGCTTTATTAAAAAAATACTACCAGAAATTAGGCATAGATTATCCTAAAGAAAAGGATCTTTGGGAAGAAAAAGGACAAAGAAATGCATATTATGCTGCCATGGTAGAAACGATTGACCATTATACAGGTTTATTGATTAAGTACCTTGAACAAACTGAAGACCCAAGATGGCCTGGACATATGTTAATTGAAAATACGTATGTGGTTTTTACTTCTGATAATGGAGGTATGGAGCAACATACTGGTGAAATTATTACAGACAACTATCCGTTAGATAAAGGAAAAATTAATGCTAAAGAAGGAGGTACCAGAGTTCCTTTTATTGTAAAAGGCCCAACAATTTCTTCAAATATAGAATCTAACGTAATGGTAAATGGTCTTGACCTTTATCCTACAATATTGAGTTGGACAGGAACCCAAAAAGAAGACAATCAAATATTAGATGGTGCCGATTTATCAACATTATTAGATAAAGACCCAACGGATTCAAAATTAGTTTTAGATCCAGAAACTGGTAAAGCTAGAAATACTATGATGTGGCACTTTCCAAACAGTTCTATGCAATCTACTTTGCGTGTTGATGGTTTTAAATTGGTACGAGAATATGTTGCTACTGAAGAAAAAACGGAGTTAGCTTTGTATGAATTGTATAAAAATGAATCTGAACGTGTAGATATTGAAGAGGCTAAAAATCTTGCAAAAAAAATGCCAGAGAAAGCCAAAGAAATGAATCGTCTTTTAGAAGAACGATTAGAAAAACTAAATGCTAGATATCCTTATTTAAACCCAACCAGTAAAGCAGATTTACCAAACAAAGCAAAAGTACCTACGGTTGTTACACATGGTATAGACGGACAAAATGTTTGGTTAGAATACAAAACCAATGGAGCCAAAGTTGTAAAAGCAGAGTTAATATACACAAAAAACGGAGGTATACCAGGAGAAATTTGGTTTCCTATTACCATGAAGCTTACTGGTAATAAAGTTTGCGTAAAATTACCTAAAGGTACCACACATTATGTCTTTAATTTGGTTGGCGAAAACAATTTTTTAATTAGTTATCCAGATGCCGGTTACCAAAAAACCACAAAAATATTTGCAACGAAAGCAATACAAGTTAAATAA
- a CDS encoding sulfatase-like hydrolase/transferase yields the protein MKTILYHLFIISSFLSCTAVTQTLQAQEKKPNVIFIFSDDQRFNSLSMTGDPIIQTPNIDELAKEGVFFNNAYITSPICGPSRANIFTGQWERRNKIGFTNVSKNLISETTYKNSWQAQLKKAGYSTAFIGKHHTKIGDRNDTPLRKDVDFCYYGNGHLGFYPAKKHKQFANLKNETQVEGMLEATKAFLTQGDAYDYFYKNADASIKNQIKKRDPNKPFSAWINLNLPHASSIGGMGSHETDPEYYKTGYDDVKDKIELPEGYPQNISLPEDVYATKDLMKYYITSKKGKLLNEKLKMTRAIHAIDIMIGNLRSFLKEIGEADNTVIVFCSDNGLFLGEHGLGGKTILYDESVHVPMIVYSPFFTDKTQGKVIDDLVVGQDIPATLLEMCGVNIPASYQGASVLPLIEKKNVKWRDDIFLENLFTDQGYPRQEGVRSKQYKYIRSFSKLNDRNKYVPNQSSNSNEQPIYEELFDIIKDPKEENNLVGNKDYIKVLNEYRERCKTLVSELN from the coding sequence GTTATTTTTATCTTTTCTGATGATCAAAGATTCAATTCTTTGAGTATGACTGGAGATCCTATTATTCAAACTCCAAATATTGATGAATTAGCTAAAGAAGGAGTCTTTTTTAACAATGCTTATATTACTAGCCCTATTTGTGGCCCAAGTAGAGCAAATATATTTACAGGACAATGGGAACGAAGAAATAAAATTGGCTTTACTAATGTTTCTAAAAATCTTATTTCTGAAACTACCTATAAAAATAGCTGGCAAGCACAATTAAAAAAAGCAGGATACTCAACCGCTTTTATAGGAAAACATCACACAAAAATAGGAGATAGAAATGATACGCCTTTAAGAAAAGATGTAGATTTTTGTTACTATGGTAATGGTCATTTAGGGTTTTATCCAGCAAAAAAACACAAACAGTTTGCAAACCTTAAAAACGAAACACAAGTTGAAGGAATGTTAGAGGCAACTAAGGCTTTTTTAACACAAGGAGATGCTTATGATTACTTTTATAAAAATGCTGATGCCTCCATTAAAAATCAAATTAAGAAAAGAGACCCTAACAAACCTTTTTCTGCATGGATTAATTTAAATCTACCTCATGCTTCTAGTATTGGCGGAATGGGTTCACATGAAACAGACCCAGAATATTACAAAACAGGATATGATGATGTAAAAGATAAAATTGAATTACCAGAAGGGTATCCTCAAAACATTAGTTTGCCAGAAGATGTTTATGCCACCAAAGATTTAATGAAATATTACATAACATCTAAAAAGGGTAAATTACTAAATGAGAAACTAAAAATGACCAGAGCAATTCATGCTATAGATATCATGATAGGAAATTTACGTTCATTTTTAAAGGAAATTGGCGAAGCGGATAATACCGTTATTGTATTTTGTTCAGACAATGGTTTGTTTTTAGGCGAACACGGATTAGGTGGTAAAACTATTTTGTACGATGAATCTGTACACGTTCCTATGATTGTGTATTCTCCTTTTTTTACTGATAAAACACAAGGAAAAGTAATAGATGATTTGGTGGTTGGTCAAGATATTCCTGCTACACTTTTAGAAATGTGTGGTGTAAATATCCCTGCATCTTATCAAGGAGCAAGTGTGCTTCCTTTGATAGAAAAGAAGAATGTAAAATGGAGAGATGACATCTTTTTAGAAAACTTATTTACAGATCAAGGATATCCAAGACAAGAAGGCGTACGAAGTAAACAATATAAATACATTCGTTCTTTTAGTAAATTAAATGACCGAAATAAATATGTTCCAAACCAATCTTCAAACTCAAATGAACAACCTATTTACGAGGAATTATTCGATATTATAAAAGACCCAAAAGAAGAAAATAATTTAGTAGGTAATAAAGACTACATCAAAGTTTTAAATGAATACAGAGAACGGTGTAAAACTTTGGTGTCTGAACTAAATTAG